A single Phreatobacter oligotrophus DNA region contains:
- a CDS encoding Flp family type IVb pilin has protein sequence MKTLFARFARDNSGATAIEYGLIAAGIAAVVITAVYNLGSKVNTTFTNINTAMK, from the coding sequence ATGAAGACCCTCTTCGCTCGCTTCGCCCGTGACAACTCGGGCGCCACCGCCATCGAGTACGGCCTGATCGCCGCCGGCATCGCCGCCGTCGTCATCACCGCCGTCTACAACCTCGGCTCGAAGGTCAACACCACCTTCACCAACATCAACACCGCCATGAAGTGA
- a CDS encoding Flp family type IVb pilin: MKSLIARFAQDRSGATAIEYGLIAAGIAAVVIGAVYSLGSNITAKFTAIDTAMK, from the coding sequence ATGAAGAGCCTCATTGCCCGCTTCGCCCAGGATCGGTCGGGCGCCACTGCCATCGAATACGGACTGATCGCCGCGGGGATCGCCGCCGTGGTCATCGGCGCCGTCTACAGCCTCGGCAGCAACATCACCGCCAAGTTCACGGCGATCGACACCGCCATGAAATAA